In Salinigranum marinum, one DNA window encodes the following:
- a CDS encoding beta-CASP ribonuclease aCPSF1, with product MSSVDKQLENLQAEIEAELPTDISVSDVKYEGPELVVYTRHPKQFARNGDLIRKLASKLRKRITVRPDPDVLTPPREAEAQVLDVIPEEAGVTSLDFHEDTGEIVIEAAKPGMVIGRHGSTLRKITQEVGWTPEVVRTPPIESATVSNVRNFLKQEREERRSILERVGRQIHRQELSNDEWVRITTLGCCREVGRASFILSTPETRVLIDCGDKPGAEGEVPYLQVPEALGAGANTLDAVVLTHAHLDHSALIPLLFKYGYDGPIYCTEPTRDLMGLLTLDYLDVASKEGRTPPYESEMVRAAIKHCIPLEYGDVTDIAPDVKLTFHNAGHILGSAVTHFHIGDGLYNVAFSGDIHYKDTRLFNGAVNDFPRVETLVLESTYGGRNDYQTDQEDSERKLLDIIKQTHDQGGKVVIPAFAVGRSQEIMLVLEEAMRNDKIPSMPVHLDGMIWEATAIHTTYPEYLRDDLRDRIFHEDANPFLAEEFNHIDGGEDERQEVKDGGPAIILSTSGMITGGPIMSWLRHLGPDPDSNLVFVGYQAQGTLGRRIQNGWDEIPVNDRNDRGRSSTLTLKMGVETVDGFSGHADRQGLENFVKTMNPRPEKVLCVHGDERSVQDLSSALYHNYNMRTFAPKNLETFRFK from the coding sequence ATGAGTTCCGTAGACAAACAGCTCGAAAATCTACAAGCAGAGATCGAGGCCGAACTCCCGACGGACATCTCGGTTTCGGACGTGAAGTACGAGGGACCGGAGCTGGTGGTGTACACCAGACATCCCAAGCAGTTCGCTCGCAACGGCGACCTCATCCGCAAACTGGCCTCCAAGCTCAGGAAACGCATCACGGTTCGGCCCGACCCCGACGTGCTCACTCCGCCGCGGGAGGCCGAGGCGCAGGTGCTCGACGTCATCCCCGAGGAGGCCGGCGTCACCTCGCTGGACTTCCACGAGGACACCGGCGAGATCGTCATCGAGGCCGCAAAGCCCGGGATGGTCATCGGGCGACACGGCTCCACCCTTCGTAAAATAACCCAGGAGGTCGGCTGGACCCCCGAGGTCGTCCGGACGCCGCCGATCGAGTCGGCCACCGTCTCGAACGTCCGCAACTTCCTCAAACAGGAGCGCGAGGAACGCCGGTCGATCCTCGAACGCGTCGGCCGACAGATCCACCGCCAGGAACTGTCGAACGACGAGTGGGTGCGGATCACCACCCTGGGCTGTTGCCGCGAGGTCGGGCGGGCCTCGTTCATCCTGTCGACCCCCGAGACCCGGGTGCTGATCGACTGCGGCGACAAGCCCGGTGCCGAGGGGGAGGTTCCGTACCTCCAGGTGCCGGAGGCGCTCGGGGCGGGGGCGAACACGCTCGACGCGGTCGTCCTCACCCACGCCCACCTCGACCACTCCGCGCTCATTCCCCTCCTATTCAAGTACGGCTACGACGGTCCCATCTACTGTACGGAGCCGACGCGCGACCTGATGGGACTGCTCACGCTGGACTACCTCGACGTCGCCTCGAAGGAAGGCCGGACCCCGCCGTACGAGTCGGAGATGGTCCGCGCGGCGATCAAGCACTGTATTCCGCTCGAATACGGCGACGTGACCGACATCGCGCCGGACGTGAAACTCACGTTCCACAACGCAGGCCACATCCTGGGTTCGGCGGTCACCCACTTCCACATCGGTGACGGCCTCTACAACGTCGCCTTCTCGGGCGACATTCACTACAAGGACACCCGGCTGTTCAACGGCGCGGTCAACGACTTCCCCCGCGTCGAGACGCTCGTCCTCGAGTCGACCTACGGCGGCAGAAACGACTACCAGACCGACCAGGAGGACTCCGAGCGCAAACTGCTCGACATCATCAAGCAGACGCACGACCAGGGCGGGAAGGTCGTCATTCCCGCGTTCGCAGTGGGGCGCTCTCAGGAGATCATGCTCGTCTTGGAGGAAGCCATGCGGAACGACAAGATCCCCTCCATGCCCGTCCACCTCGATGGGATGATCTGGGAGGCGACGGCGATCCACACTACCTACCCCGAGTACCTCCGCGACGACCTCAGGGACAGGATCTTCCACGAGGACGCCAACCCCTTCCTCGCCGAGGAGTTCAACCACATCGACGGCGGCGAGGACGAGCGCCAGGAAGTGAAGGACGGCGGCCCCGCGATCATCCTCTCGACCTCCGGGATGATCACCGGCGGGCCGATCATGTCCTGGCTCCGCCACCTCGGCCCCGACCCGGATTCGAACCTCGTCTTCGTCGGCTACCAGGCGCAGGGGACGCTCGGTCGACGAATCCAGAACGGCTGGGACGAGATCCCGGTGAACGACCGCAACGACAGGGGGCGGTCGTCGACGCTCACGCTGAAGATGGGCGTCGAGACCGTCGACGGCTTCTCCGGCCACGCGGATCGACAGGGCCTGGAGAACTTCGTGAAGACGATGAACCCCCGCCCGGAGAAGGTGCTCTGCGTCCACGGCGACGAACGCTCGGTGCAGGACCTCTCGTCGGCGCTGTACCACAACTACAACATGCGGACGTTCGCGCCGAAGAACCTCGAGACGTTCCGGTTCAAGTAG
- the proS gene encoding proline--tRNA ligase encodes MTDDQELGITESKSHRTGEWYAEVVQKAGLANYAPEGMSGFIITRPRGYALWERLQRALDAKFKATGVRNAYFPLFIPESYLEREKDVVEGFDPEVAWVTHGGHEELEERLAVRPTSESIIAPYMSQWVRSHRDLPLRVNQWASVVRWEATETKPFFRTKEFLWQEGHTAHATHDDAWEETVTRLDQYQETYEEVLAIPVLRGQKPDHDKFPGAHTTTTVEALMPDGKSVQGATSHHLGTSFAEAFDITYTDEAEEEQVAHTTSWGLSWRALGALIMTHSDDQGLVLPPAIAPEQVVVVPIWQADTKDAVLDYAAGVADELADAGLRVELDDRDERNPGFKFNEWELKGVPLRIEIGPNEVDDGVLTLAHRPDGEKHEVSREGVVSTVEDHFDEVYAKLYAAAEETLEGSVRHADSRDEILGTLGRHGGYVKAPWCGKEACETEIKDQIAAEIVMVPFHADDEPGELVHEGEACAICGDEAVETAYFAKSY; translated from the coding sequence ATGACCGACGACCAGGAGCTCGGGATCACCGAGTCGAAGTCACACAGAACGGGCGAGTGGTACGCCGAAGTCGTACAGAAGGCGGGGCTGGCGAACTACGCCCCCGAGGGGATGAGCGGGTTCATCATCACCCGTCCGCGCGGCTACGCGCTCTGGGAGCGGCTCCAGCGGGCGCTCGACGCGAAGTTCAAGGCCACGGGCGTCCGGAACGCCTACTTCCCGCTTTTCATCCCCGAGTCGTACCTCGAACGCGAGAAGGACGTCGTCGAGGGGTTCGACCCCGAGGTGGCGTGGGTCACCCACGGCGGCCACGAGGAGCTGGAAGAACGCCTCGCCGTCCGGCCTACCTCGGAGTCGATCATCGCGCCGTACATGAGCCAGTGGGTCCGGAGTCACCGCGACCTCCCCCTCAGGGTGAACCAGTGGGCCTCCGTCGTCCGCTGGGAGGCGACGGAGACGAAGCCGTTCTTCCGGACGAAGGAGTTCCTCTGGCAGGAGGGCCACACCGCCCACGCGACCCACGACGACGCGTGGGAGGAGACGGTTACCCGGCTGGACCAGTACCAGGAGACGTACGAGGAGGTGCTCGCGATTCCCGTCCTCAGAGGGCAAAAGCCCGACCACGACAAGTTCCCCGGCGCACACACGACGACGACGGTCGAGGCGCTGATGCCCGACGGCAAGTCGGTGCAGGGCGCGACGAGCCACCACCTCGGCACCTCCTTCGCCGAGGCGTTCGACATCACCTACACCGACGAGGCCGAAGAGGAGCAGGTCGCCCACACCACCTCCTGGGGACTCTCCTGGCGGGCGCTCGGCGCGCTCATCATGACGCACTCGGACGACCAGGGACTCGTCCTCCCGCCGGCGATCGCGCCCGAGCAGGTCGTCGTCGTCCCCATCTGGCAGGCCGACACCAAGGACGCGGTGCTCGACTACGCCGCGGGCGTCGCCGACGAACTCGCCGACGCCGGTCTCAGGGTCGAACTCGACGACCGCGACGAGCGCAATCCGGGGTTCAAGTTCAACGAGTGGGAGCTGAAGGGCGTCCCCCTCCGGATCGAGATCGGCCCGAACGAGGTCGACGACGGGGTGCTCACCCTCGCGCACCGCCCCGACGGCGAGAAACACGAGGTCTCCCGGGAGGGCGTCGTCTCCACGGTCGAAGACCACTTCGACGAGGTGTACGCGAAGCTGTACGCCGCCGCGGAGGAGACGCTCGAGGGAAGCGTCCGCCACGCGGACAGTCGAGACGAGATCCTGGGCACGCTGGGTCGACACGGCGGCTACGTGAAAGCGCCGTGGTGCGGCAAGGAGGCCTGCGAGACCGAGATCAAAGACCAGATCGCCGCCGAGATCGTCATGGTGCCGTTCCACGCCGACGACGAACCTGGCGAACTCGTCCACGAGGGCGAGGCGTGTGCGATCTGTGGCGACGAGGCGGTCGAGACGGCGTACTTCGCGAAGTCGTACTGA
- a CDS encoding YjiH family protein, with translation MSTEGKRTWTVDSTRSARSIDELDLHDIRGRPVLKFVTAFVIGAVFFLVPVPYQGQVTVPFDIVVSTITEGAPNAVGVYSLAIIVAGGVLTTAARLGSPTVAGYDLSYFETSTAFWLLRLAGLVLAPVMFFKLGPAWLHTPGTGGLMWGTLVYSVGVIIPIGAIFITIFVELGGLEFVGTLARPVMKPLFKIPGRAALDSLASWVGSYSVGLYVTRNVFEQGGYHKRDVFTIATCFSTVSIGFVGVVAATLEILDLFPVVFAAYFVCVVVTAVILVRIPPISTIPEEYIAEPDPEVAFSGGPTEYVRLALSEAVKKAEEGESFTAAATRGFVDGLKLTSLILGTILAVGLAATLLSANTPVFDILGRPLTPVIAALGIPDAATVAPATIVGITEMYVPVLLVTETALKAKFFVAVLAVSQLIFFSSVGPMTMDMFSDVPVRFRDLVVLFVMRTVVLVPLIAGLTHLLAFLGVLG, from the coding sequence ATGTCAACCGAAGGAAAACGCACGTGGACGGTCGACTCCACCCGAAGCGCACGGAGCATCGACGAACTCGACTTACACGACATCCGTGGGCGGCCGGTGCTCAAGTTCGTCACCGCGTTCGTGATCGGTGCGGTGTTCTTCTTGGTCCCCGTGCCGTACCAGGGGCAGGTCACCGTCCCGTTCGACATCGTCGTGAGCACGATTACCGAGGGCGCACCGAACGCCGTCGGCGTCTACTCCCTCGCGATCATCGTCGCCGGCGGGGTGTTGACGACCGCCGCGAGGCTCGGCTCGCCGACGGTCGCGGGCTACGACCTCTCGTACTTCGAGACGTCGACGGCGTTCTGGCTGCTCCGACTGGCGGGGCTCGTCCTCGCGCCGGTGATGTTCTTCAAACTGGGGCCCGCCTGGCTGCACACCCCCGGAACGGGCGGGCTGATGTGGGGGACGCTCGTGTACAGCGTCGGCGTCATCATCCCGATCGGGGCGATCTTCATCACCATCTTCGTCGAACTGGGTGGGTTGGAGTTCGTCGGGACGCTCGCCCGTCCGGTGATGAAACCGCTGTTCAAGATCCCGGGGCGGGCGGCGCTCGACAGCCTCGCCTCGTGGGTCGGCTCGTACAGCGTCGGGCTCTACGTGACGCGGAACGTCTTCGAGCAGGGAGGGTACCACAAGCGTGACGTCTTCACCATCGCGACGTGTTTCTCGACCGTCAGCATCGGCTTCGTCGGCGTCGTCGCCGCCACGCTCGAGATCCTCGACCTCTTCCCGGTCGTCTTCGCGGCGTACTTCGTCTGTGTCGTCGTTACGGCCGTGATCCTGGTTCGGATCCCGCCGATCTCGACGATCCCCGAGGAGTACATCGCCGAGCCGGATCCCGAAGTGGCCTTCTCGGGCGGGCCGACGGAGTACGTCCGACTCGCCCTCTCGGAGGCCGTCAAGAAAGCCGAGGAGGGGGAGAGCTTCACCGCCGCGGCCACGCGCGGGTTCGTCGACGGACTCAAACTCACGAGCCTGATCCTCGGGACCATCCTTGCGGTCGGTCTCGCGGCGACGCTTTTGTCCGCGAATACGCCCGTCTTCGACATCCTCGGCCGGCCACTCACCCCCGTCATCGCCGCGCTCGGCATCCCCGACGCGGCGACCGTGGCGCCGGCGACGATCGTCGGCATCACCGAGATGTACGTGCCGGTGTTGCTCGTCACCGAAACCGCCCTGAAGGCGAAGTTCTTCGTCGCCGTGTTGGCCGTCTCTCAGCTGATCTTCTTCTCGAGCGTCGGTCCTATGACGATGGACATGTTCAGCGACGTCCCGGTTCGGTTCCGTGACCTCGTGGTGCTGTTCGTCATGCGGACGGTCGTTCTCGTCCCGCTGATCGCCGGGCTCACCCACCTTCTCGCCTTCCTCGGCGTTCTCGGGTAG